One window of Hyphomicrobiales bacterium genomic DNA carries:
- a CDS encoding ABC transporter ATP-binding protein encodes MAKATKKGVSGYGSGGVETVISVEEVTKQVSAIAQDITVDQLMDLAGNDPYVSINNLKAGYGKMEILHDINLHVGRKQSLCLIGPNGAGKSTILHAIFGFNNIFSGSINIGDGKNKRDVTALSPNEKLAEAGIAYILQDKSVFPGMTVEENLWMGGFLQDKPAEAKRKAEEIFDKYPRLAARRKHQAKVLSGGERRLLEISRALVMNPDVLLVDEPSIGLEPRFIDMVFEILHDLQHVEGKTIIMVEQNAKKGLEFADIGYVLVSGEIAIAGKGKDLLNDPNVGQLFLGG; translated from the coding sequence ATGGCAAAAGCTACTAAAAAAGGCGTTAGCGGATATGGCTCGGGCGGTGTTGAAACGGTAATTTCGGTTGAGGAAGTCACCAAACAAGTCTCGGCCATCGCGCAAGATATAACGGTCGATCAATTGATGGATCTAGCGGGCAATGACCCCTATGTGTCGATCAACAACCTCAAAGCAGGCTATGGCAAAATGGAAATTTTGCACGACATCAACCTGCATGTGGGGCGCAAACAATCACTCTGTCTGATCGGCCCAAATGGTGCTGGCAAGTCGACGATCCTTCACGCGATTTTCGGCTTCAACAATATCTTTTCTGGTTCCATCAATATTGGCGACGGCAAGAACAAACGGGATGTCACCGCCCTCTCCCCGAATGAGAAATTAGCGGAAGCAGGCATTGCCTACATTCTGCAAGATAAGTCCGTCTTCCCCGGCATGACGGTGGAAGAGAACCTCTGGATGGGTGGCTTTTTGCAAGACAAGCCAGCCGAAGCAAAGCGAAAAGCAGAAGAGATTTTCGATAAATACCCACGCCTCGCCGCCCGCCGCAAGCACCAAGCAAAAGTGCTGTCTGGTGGTGAACGACGCTTGCTGGAAATTTCCCGCGCTTTGGTGATGAACCCAGATGTATTGCTCGTCGATGAGCCGTCCATCGGCTTGGAACCACGCTTCATCGATATGGTGTTTGAGATTTTGCACGACCTTCAACATGTGGAAGGCAAAACCATCATCATGGTGGAGCAAAACGCCAAGAAGGGTCTCGAATTCGCGGACATTGGCTATGTGCTGGTATCAGGTGAAATCGCAATTGCAGGTAAGGGCAAAGACCTCTTGAACGACCCAAATGTCGGGCAGTTATTCTTGGGCGGCTAG
- a CDS encoding MucR family transcriptional regulator, whose amino-acid sequence MSEETQSGGSDTSQHLAEITAEVVSAYVANNTLPASELPALVTDIHATLSGLVRKKNSGGADGEKEKQKPAVPIKKSLKPEILTCLECGLEFKSLKKHLRASHDMSPEEYRMKWGLPADYPMVAPAYAERRSDLAKKLGLGRKA is encoded by the coding sequence ATGTCTGAAGAAACGCAATCTGGGGGGAGTGATACCTCTCAACATCTCGCTGAGATAACAGCTGAAGTTGTTTCCGCGTATGTAGCAAATAATACTCTACCAGCATCAGAGCTACCGGCTTTGGTAACAGATATCCATGCAACATTATCTGGTCTTGTACGGAAAAAAAATTCAGGTGGTGCTGATGGTGAGAAAGAAAAGCAAAAACCTGCTGTTCCTATCAAAAAGTCTTTGAAGCCAGAAATTCTGACTTGCTTAGAATGCGGTTTGGAATTCAAGTCTTTGAAAAAACACCTCCGCGCTAGCCATGATATGTCGCCTGAAGAATACCGCATGAAGTGGGGTCTTCCAGCTGACTACCCAATGGTTGCTCCTGCCTATGCTGAGCGCCGTTCGGATCTAGCTAAAAAGCTAGGACTTGGCCGTAAGGCTTAA
- a CDS encoding MaoC family dehydratase N-terminal domain-containing protein, producing MSAALDMDDLTRWVGREERAVDFITPALVDRFKATLGSSALGLHWCLAMPTVPMSDVGHDGHPKKGGFLPPVPLQYRMWAAGETTFYSDLPETGEVERHSTIDDVTLKQGRTGPLVFVNVLHRYSAGGTIRLQERQTIVYKETAAAAPSHAGDPFAADFEQMLETNSVLLFRYSALTFNGHRIHYDEPYAREVEGYEGIVVHGPMIATCLMQMAGREAERMGVTLENFTFRGVSPAIAGGTLQLLGKREEGGFILQAQDDEGRVKMEAKASLKA from the coding sequence ATGAGTGCCGCGCTTGATATGGATGATCTCACCCGCTGGGTGGGGCGCGAAGAACGTGCTGTTGATTTCATCACGCCAGCACTTGTTGATAGGTTTAAAGCGACACTCGGTAGCTCAGCGTTAGGTCTTCATTGGTGTTTGGCAATGCCAACGGTTCCCATGAGTGATGTTGGCCATGACGGTCATCCTAAGAAAGGTGGTTTTTTACCACCCGTGCCGCTTCAATATCGTATGTGGGCAGCAGGCGAGACCACGTTTTATTCTGACCTACCTGAAACTGGTGAAGTCGAACGGCATTCAACGATAGACGATGTGACATTGAAGCAGGGGCGGACGGGGCCGCTTGTTTTCGTCAATGTATTGCACCGTTATAGCGCTGGGGGAACGATAAGACTGCAAGAGCGTCAGACCATTGTTTATAAAGAAACCGCGGCAGCAGCTCCCTCACATGCGGGCGACCCTTTTGCAGCAGATTTTGAGCAAATGCTGGAGACAAATTCTGTGCTCTTGTTTCGTTATTCAGCGCTCACCTTTAATGGCCACCGCATACATTACGATGAACCTTATGCACGTGAAGTAGAAGGCTATGAGGGGATAGTGGTGCACGGCCCGATGATTGCGACGTGTCTTATGCAAATGGCAGGGCGCGAGGCGGAGCGAATGGGGGTGACCTTAGAGAATTTCACCTTTCGTGGTGTAAGTCCTGCCATTGCAGGCGGTACCTTGCAGCTTTTGGGAAAACGGGAAGAGGGTGGTTTTATCCTACAGGCGCAAGATGATGAGGGGCGGGTTAAGATGGAAGCCAAAGCGAGCTTGAAAGCATGA
- a CDS encoding MmgE/PrpD family protein, with amino-acid sequence MSIGITRKLAKMAAWSDLPEAALAVMRLSVFDWVVVAQAGIDEDVSRIVRTMALHEGGKAEASVFGSSLQVPARAAALVNGSTSHALDYDDTHFAHIGHPSVAVVSAAAAIAERVGASGQSFLEAALLGCEASCRIGVWLGRSHYQAGFHQTATAGTFGATIACARLLGLDEEQTCHALGLAATRASGLKSQFGTMGKPYHAGMAASNGVEVAYLASHGFVSRVDGIEASQGFGVTHVGSQNEVDFESQRFLFEDVSHKFHACCHGIHASLEALGEIRRENQFDLHEIENVMLNVHPRWLTVCNIEKPKTGLEAKFSYKVAAAACLAGHDTGALDTYNDALCDDVDLIALRDRVEVRTNEKIGEAAAEVVVRTGADIFSSSHDLTKPMSFDNRREKIVAKGASLLGESLAANLETNVDNLAQSNAAFTLKSLIG; translated from the coding sequence ATGAGCATTGGCATAACCCGTAAGTTAGCAAAGATGGCGGCGTGGTCCGACCTTCCAGAAGCAGCACTTGCTGTGATGCGATTGTCTGTCTTTGATTGGGTGGTCGTTGCTCAAGCGGGCATTGATGAGGATGTCTCGCGCATCGTGCGTACTATGGCACTGCATGAAGGGGGTAAGGCGGAGGCGTCTGTGTTCGGTAGCTCACTTCAAGTGCCAGCACGGGCCGCAGCCCTTGTTAATGGTTCTACCAGTCACGCGCTTGATTATGACGATACGCATTTTGCTCATATCGGCCATCCAAGTGTTGCGGTGGTATCGGCTGCTGCGGCTATTGCAGAGCGTGTTGGGGCCAGTGGTCAATCGTTTCTTGAGGCAGCTTTACTTGGGTGCGAAGCAAGTTGCCGCATCGGTGTTTGGCTTGGGCGTTCTCACTATCAAGCAGGCTTCCATCAAACTGCGACTGCTGGAACCTTCGGCGCAACAATTGCTTGCGCCCGCCTTTTAGGTCTCGATGAAGAGCAGACATGCCACGCTTTAGGTTTGGCTGCCACGAGAGCGTCTGGATTAAAGTCGCAGTTTGGAACCATGGGTAAACCTTACCATGCGGGCATGGCAGCATCTAACGGCGTTGAGGTGGCTTATCTGGCTTCTCACGGCTTCGTTTCGCGTGTGGATGGTATCGAAGCATCACAAGGGTTTGGCGTGACACATGTCGGTTCTCAAAATGAGGTCGACTTTGAAAGCCAACGTTTCTTGTTTGAAGATGTCAGCCATAAATTTCATGCTTGTTGTCACGGTATTCATGCAAGTCTTGAAGCCCTTGGCGAAATACGGCGTGAGAATCAATTTGATCTCCATGAGATAGAGAACGTCATGCTAAACGTGCATCCGCGTTGGCTTACCGTTTGCAATATTGAGAAACCTAAGACGGGGTTAGAAGCAAAATTCAGCTATAAAGTTGCGGCTGCTGCTTGTCTTGCAGGGCATGATACGGGCGCCCTAGACACTTACAATGATGCGCTTTGTGATGATGTCGATCTAATAGCATTACGCGACCGCGTTGAGGTTCGTACCAATGAAAAAATTGGCGAGGCGGCAGCGGAGGTGGTTGTTAGAACTGGCGCGGACATCTTCTCATCATCACACGATTTGACCAAGCCGATGAGCTTTGACAATCGGCGTGAGAAAATCGTCGCGAAAGGTGCAAGTTTGCTAGGTGAAAGCCTTGCCGCCAATTTGGAAACAAACGTTGATAATCTAGCGCAATCGAATGCCGCTTTTACCCTCAAGAGTTTGATTGGCTAG